The Chanodichthys erythropterus isolate Z2021 chromosome 12, ASM2448905v1, whole genome shotgun sequence genome contains a region encoding:
- the ltv1 gene encoding protein LTV1 homolog isoform X1 yields MPHRKKKSFINKKNAVSFHLVHRSQKDPLAADEMAPQHVLLPAAKQVEVEKRREEQRKFGVFFDDDYDYLQHLREAPQPAELVSAPRLRRDARPKPAENEEDMEEEDVTFPVSSINLPSSVFASEFEEEVGLLNKAAPVSGPRLDMDPDIVAALDEDFDFDDPENMLEDDFVIKANDVMNDTGNDDDDDEWEDTDDEGDEEDYDSAGLSDEEGGQREFMFGDCETKSRFTEYSLTSSVMRRNEQLTLLDDRFEKFFEQFDDDEIGALDNAELEGYIEPDSKRLEEVIKDYFIQKEKDYQKPDQLGPAELPSVREEDENDEDDEEVAIDTMVIEPPAERWDCETIISTYSNLYNRPKLIQDPPKPKQIRVSSKTGIPLDVLEKRGPTAKQVERMERINDSDLPRVSTQPRSRDESAEERRARKQAIKTERKERRTEKKANKLAFKQEKQMQEKQMVNLRANVQGLKLS; encoded by the exons ATG CCTCACAGAAAGAAGAAATCCTTCATCAATAAGAAGAATGCCGTGTCCTTCCACCTGGTGCACAGAAGTCAGAAAGATCCTCTCGCAGCAGACGAGATGGCACCTCAACATGTCCTTCTGCCTGCTGCCAAG CAGGTGGAGGTGGAGAAGAGGAGGGAGGAGCAGCGCAAGTTTGGAGTGTTTTTCGACGACGACTACGATTACCTGCAGCACCTGAGGGAGGCGCCCCAGCCTGCAGAGCTGGTCTCTGCCCCTCGCCTCCGCAGAGACGCACGGCCAAAGCCTGCGGAGAATGAAGAGGACATGGAGGAAGAGGATGTCACCTTCCCT GTGTCCTCAATTAACCTCCCCTCATCTGTGTTCGCCTCAGAGTTTGAAGAGGAAGTGGGTTTATTAAACAAAGCAGCTCCTGTTTCAG GGCCACGGTTGGATATGGATCCTGACATTGTTGCTGCACTGGATGAGGACTTTGATTTTGACGACCCAGAGAACATGCTGGAAGATGACTTTGTCATCAAGGCCAATGACGTCATGAATGACACGGG taatgatgatgatgatgatgagtggGAAGACACGGATGATGAAGGTGATGAGGAAGATTATGACTCAGCGGGTCTGTCAGACGAGGAAGGCGGTCAGAGAGAGTTCATGTTTGGCGACTGCGAGACAAAGAGTCGTTTTACAGAGTACTCGCTCACGTCCTCCGTCATGAGGAGGAACGAACAGCTGACGCTGCTGGACGACCGCTTCGAGAAG TTTTTCGAGCAGTTTGATGATGACGAGATCGGAGCGCTGGATAACGCGGAGCTGGAGGGCTACATTGAACCGGACAGCAAGCGCCTGGAGGAGGTCATCAAAGACTACTTCATTCAGAAAGAGaaaga TTATCAGAAACCAGATCAGCTGGGTCCTGCGGAGCTGCCCTCTGTGAGAGAGGAAGATGAgaatgatgaagatgatgaagagGTGGCGATTGATACGATGGTCATAGAGCCGCCTGCGGAGCGCTGGGACTGTGAGACCATCATCA GCACTTACTCCAACCTCTACAACCGGCCCAAACTCATCCAGGACCCTCCAAAG CCCAAGCAGATCCGAGTGTCCAGTAAGACGGGGATTCCTCTGGACGTTCTGGAGAAACGAGGCCCGACGGCTAAACAGGTGGAGAGGATGGAGAGGATAAACGACTCTGACCTGCCCAGAGTCTCGACGCAGCCCCGCTCACGGGACGAGAGCGCAGAGGAGAGGAGAGCCAGGAAACAGGCCATCAAGACCGAGAGGAAG GAGAGGAGGACCGAGAAGAAGGCAAACAAACTGGCATTCAAACAAGAGAAACAGATGCAGGAGAAACAGATGGTTAATTTAAGAGCAAACGTTCAGGGCCTGAAGCTCTCGTAG
- the ltv1 gene encoding protein LTV1 homolog isoform X2 yields MPHRKKKSFINKKNAVSFHLVHRSQKDPLAADEMAPQHVLLPAAKVEVEKRREEQRKFGVFFDDDYDYLQHLREAPQPAELVSAPRLRRDARPKPAENEEDMEEEDVTFPVSSINLPSSVFASEFEEEVGLLNKAAPVSGPRLDMDPDIVAALDEDFDFDDPENMLEDDFVIKANDVMNDTGNDDDDDEWEDTDDEGDEEDYDSAGLSDEEGGQREFMFGDCETKSRFTEYSLTSSVMRRNEQLTLLDDRFEKFFEQFDDDEIGALDNAELEGYIEPDSKRLEEVIKDYFIQKEKDYQKPDQLGPAELPSVREEDENDEDDEEVAIDTMVIEPPAERWDCETIISTYSNLYNRPKLIQDPPKPKQIRVSSKTGIPLDVLEKRGPTAKQVERMERINDSDLPRVSTQPRSRDESAEERRARKQAIKTERKERRTEKKANKLAFKQEKQMQEKQMVNLRANVQGLKLS; encoded by the exons ATG CCTCACAGAAAGAAGAAATCCTTCATCAATAAGAAGAATGCCGTGTCCTTCCACCTGGTGCACAGAAGTCAGAAAGATCCTCTCGCAGCAGACGAGATGGCACCTCAACATGTCCTTCTGCCTGCTGCCAAG GTGGAGGTGGAGAAGAGGAGGGAGGAGCAGCGCAAGTTTGGAGTGTTTTTCGACGACGACTACGATTACCTGCAGCACCTGAGGGAGGCGCCCCAGCCTGCAGAGCTGGTCTCTGCCCCTCGCCTCCGCAGAGACGCACGGCCAAAGCCTGCGGAGAATGAAGAGGACATGGAGGAAGAGGATGTCACCTTCCCT GTGTCCTCAATTAACCTCCCCTCATCTGTGTTCGCCTCAGAGTTTGAAGAGGAAGTGGGTTTATTAAACAAAGCAGCTCCTGTTTCAG GGCCACGGTTGGATATGGATCCTGACATTGTTGCTGCACTGGATGAGGACTTTGATTTTGACGACCCAGAGAACATGCTGGAAGATGACTTTGTCATCAAGGCCAATGACGTCATGAATGACACGGG taatgatgatgatgatgatgagtggGAAGACACGGATGATGAAGGTGATGAGGAAGATTATGACTCAGCGGGTCTGTCAGACGAGGAAGGCGGTCAGAGAGAGTTCATGTTTGGCGACTGCGAGACAAAGAGTCGTTTTACAGAGTACTCGCTCACGTCCTCCGTCATGAGGAGGAACGAACAGCTGACGCTGCTGGACGACCGCTTCGAGAAG TTTTTCGAGCAGTTTGATGATGACGAGATCGGAGCGCTGGATAACGCGGAGCTGGAGGGCTACATTGAACCGGACAGCAAGCGCCTGGAGGAGGTCATCAAAGACTACTTCATTCAGAAAGAGaaaga TTATCAGAAACCAGATCAGCTGGGTCCTGCGGAGCTGCCCTCTGTGAGAGAGGAAGATGAgaatgatgaagatgatgaagagGTGGCGATTGATACGATGGTCATAGAGCCGCCTGCGGAGCGCTGGGACTGTGAGACCATCATCA GCACTTACTCCAACCTCTACAACCGGCCCAAACTCATCCAGGACCCTCCAAAG CCCAAGCAGATCCGAGTGTCCAGTAAGACGGGGATTCCTCTGGACGTTCTGGAGAAACGAGGCCCGACGGCTAAACAGGTGGAGAGGATGGAGAGGATAAACGACTCTGACCTGCCCAGAGTCTCGACGCAGCCCCGCTCACGGGACGAGAGCGCAGAGGAGAGGAGAGCCAGGAAACAGGCCATCAAGACCGAGAGGAAG GAGAGGAGGACCGAGAAGAAGGCAAACAAACTGGCATTCAAACAAGAGAAACAGATGCAGGAGAAACAGATGGTTAATTTAAGAGCAAACGTTCAGGGCCTGAAGCTCTCGTAG
- the ifngr1 gene encoding interferon gamma receptor 1 yields MRIQIYISVAVLILFQKSASEAVSRPPPPANVTIQCDNYGVEARWEYPDQSRDVHFFVVVTYSVGRKSETTQNRNLNISSMLFYSAHTTYFVTVRAMRGGQESDSCESATFSFNENAGNAEIICYLDFPEVELSPKDGKLHVQFFNPPHLYRNTPALSNLSNTEFLNYYIETEESKNGFTCGLKNKTCESSIEFSEHRGVYCVNLTGKVGQRSLNPRSKCFEGDIRIYPSFTVYLYPVLGVALTLIFITGIIMLLAKKFNSEIKKNAITAFPKFLVFNPAPAGQCKVLKVETEIMDSKVKIEPVGDPHEQTTLIEMYSDEEQSSGDRDVGRGDLDNQCAYGPNLLDEDDEDEEDEPGNLSNGYDSPHVNLSLQMSPGDTVNVYGP; encoded by the exons CCGTGAGTCGCCCGCCTCCTCCTGCTAACGTGACCATACAGTGTGACAACTATGGAGTTGAAGCACGATGGGAATATCCTGACCAGAGTCGGGACGTACACTTCTTTGTGGTGGTGACATATTCCGTTGGAAG GAAAAGTGAGACCACACAAAATCGAAATTTAAACATATCCAGTATGTTGTTTTATTCAGCACACACTACCTACTTTGTCACTGTGAGGGCCATGCGGGGAGGACAGGAGTCAGATTCATGCGAATCAGCTACTTTCAGCTTCAATGAAAATGCTGGCAATGCTGAAATAATAT GTTATTTGGATTTTCCCGAGGTTGAACTTTCTCCTAAAGATGGTAAACTTCACGTCCAGTTCTTCAACCCTCCGCATCTGTACAGAAACACGCCAGCTCTGAGTAACCTGAGTAACACTGAATTTCTGAACTACTATATTGAAACAGAAGAG AGTAAGAATGGATTCACCTGCGGATTGAAGAATAAAACATGCGAGTCGTCCATTGAGTTTTCTGAGCACAGAGGAGTTTACTGTGTCAATCTGACAGGAAAGGTTGGACAGAGATCACTCAATCCTAGAAGCAAATGTTTCGAAGGAGACATAAGAATCT ATCCATCGTTCACCGTGTACCTGTATCCAGTGCTGGGAGTCGCCTTAACGTTGATTTTCATAACCGGCATCATTATGCTGCTAGCGAAGAAATTCAACTCAGAAATTAAGAAGAATGCTATCACTGCATTTCCCAAGTTTTTG GTTTTCAACCCAGCACCAGCAGGCCAGTGCAAAGTGCTGAAAGTGGAGACGGAGATTATGGACAGCAAAGTGAAGATCGAACCGGTCGGGGATCCTCACGAGCAAACCACGTTAATAGAGATGTACAGCGATGAGGAGCAGTCCTCCGGTGACAGGGATGTGGGAAGAGGTGACTTGGACAATCAATGTGCATATGGGCCTAACCTGCtagatgaagatgatgaagatgaagaagaTGAGCCGGGCAACCTGTCGAACGGCTACGACAGTCCACACGTCAACCTCAGTCTGCAGATGAGTCCTGGAGATACGGTGAATGTTTATGGACCCTAG